In Methanobrevibacter sp., one DNA window encodes the following:
- a CDS encoding Coenzyme F420 hydrogenase/dehydrogenase, beta subunit C-terminal domain: protein MSYVLAKSQNDEILKAGECGGAVTSIFKYLLDEEIVDGVLALKPVDDVYDGIPTFITDSDDLIETAGSYHCAPTMVGDLIQKYLYDKKVAVAVKPCDIRSIQELIKRHKINEDNIFTVGLNCGGTVSPVSGRKMIDLFYEAGPDDVISEEIDKGQFIIELADGSEEAVKIHDLEEKGYGRRDNCQRCDVKIPRKANIACGNWGAEDGWTFIEINDEKGQELIDGAKKAGILETKSPADAAVEGRAKVEGIMKKMAGKAQDAMYPKVSEMDEWNRCISCYACRDICPICWCFENCELNKSYFSDDANIPPSPIAFQGVRLSHMSFSCVDCGQCDDVCPMDIPVSLIFDKLQKKYYNRTGYVAGVSDDIKPPLYSPDKVEL, encoded by the coding sequence ATGAGTTACGTTCTAGCAAAATCACAAAACGATGAAATACTTAAAGCAGGAGAATGCGGAGGAGCAGTGACAAGCATCTTCAAATATCTGCTAGATGAAGAAATTGTGGATGGAGTTCTAGCCCTAAAACCGGTTGATGATGTCTATGATGGAATTCCAACATTTATTACAGATTCCGATGATTTAATTGAAACAGCAGGTTCCTATCACTGTGCACCAACAATGGTTGGAGATTTAATACAAAAATATTTGTATGATAAAAAGGTTGCTGTTGCAGTAAAGCCATGTGACATAAGATCAATTCAGGAACTGATTAAAAGACACAAAATCAATGAAGATAACATATTTACTGTAGGATTGAACTGTGGGGGAACAGTTTCACCGGTATCTGGAAGAAAAATGATTGACTTGTTTTATGAAGCTGGTCCTGATGATGTAATATCTGAAGAAATTGACAAAGGACAATTCATTATTGAATTGGCTGACGGCTCAGAAGAAGCCGTAAAAATACATGACCTTGAAGAGAAAGGTTATGGTCGCCGTGACAACTGCCAAAGATGTGATGTTAAAATCCCAAGAAAAGCAAATATTGCATGCGGTAACTGGGGAGCAGAGGACGGATGGACATTCATAGAAATCAATGATGAAAAAGGACAAGAGTTAATTGACGGAGCTAAAAAAGCAGGAATACTTGAAACCAAATCACCTGCTGATGCAGCTGTTGAAGGAAGGGCAAAAGTTGAAGGCATCATGAAGAAAATGGCTGGAAAAGCACAGGATGCAATGTATCCGAAAGTCAGTGAAATGGATGAATGGAACCGCTGCATAAGCTGCTATGCCTGTCGTGACATCTGCCCAATATGCTGGTGCTTTGAAAACTGTGAACTGAATAAGTCATATTTCAGTGATGATGCAAATATTCCACCAAGTCCAATAGCATTTCAGGGTGTTAGATTGTCCCATATGAGTTTCAGCTGTGTGGATTGCGGTCAATGTGATGATGTATGTCCAATGGACATTCCTGTTTCACTGATTTTTGACAAACTGCAGAAAAAATATTATAACAGAACTGGCTATGTAGCTGGAGTTTCAGATGACATAAAACCTCCGTTATACAGTCCAGATAAAGTAGAACTATAA